The sequence CGCCCGGGTCAGGGCGGTGTACGCGGCCCGGTGCTGAGCCGATGTCAGATCCCGGACCTCCCAGAGGTCCACGACCTCGGCGGGTAGCTCGCTGGGGGCGACGCCACCGGGCAGCGCGCCGAAGTGCTCCAACCGCCGCACCAACTCGGCGAGCTCGGCCTCGGCCCCGGTCTCGCCCTCGGCCGGCGTGAGGCCCGCGGCGGTGGCCACCGCGGCCACCCACTCCGCGGTCGACTCGACCCGGAACAACGTGCCACTGAAGTCGAACATGACGCCCTTGATCACGGCAACGAGCCTATGACAGCGGTGGGGGCGGGCACCAGAGCAGGCCACTCTCGGCAGATTGGCCCTGTCGAAGCGGTCCACTTGACGGCCACGCTGGGGACATGAATCTCCGTCAGCACTCGCGACCGTCCACCCAGATCACCGACTCCGTCGAGCGCGCCCGGCAGCAGCGGCAGGAGGACTGGCAGGTCCGGCCACTGCTACCACCAGGGCTCCTGCGCCGAACCGTGGCCGTCCTGAGACCGGTCGGCCTCAGTCGTAGTCGCAGCCGCTGACCGCCCAGGCCAGACCGGTGGCCGGATCCTCCAGGGCCAGGTGCAGATGCCAGATCTCGTCCGCCGGCCCGCACCAGGTGAAGCAGCGCATCCGGGCCACCAGGGCGTCCACCTCGGCGGAAGTGCACTGCCCGGACGGGTCGGCCATCGCCGCCAGCACCCGCCAGACGGCCAACCGCCCGCGCGCCGCGCCACCCGAGCGGCCGTAGGCTCCCGCACCCGAGCCGGCCCGCACCAGCGCGGGGTAGGCGGCGGCGAACGGGAGGTAGCCCGCCGTGACCGGTGCGTCGCGAGCGGCGGGGGCGAACAGTGCGGCGGCCTGCGGGGCGGTGCCGCGCACGCAGCGGGCTTCCAGCCACTCGCACAGTCCGCGCAGCGCGACGGTGGCGGGCTGCGCGGCACCGGGCAGTGCGACCGCCGGCTTGGGCAGCCGCAGCGGGGCCAGGCCCTCGCGGCTGTCGGGGAGCGGGAAGTGCGGAGTGGCCGCCGCGCCACCGGGGCGGTAGCTGGTGACCCGGTCGGCGGGCTCCCATCGGGCCTGCTCCCAGGGGCGCAGGGCGAGGGGGACCTCGCAAGGGGAGTCGGCGCCGGGTCGGCGGGCTCGGCCGGCTCGGCGGGCCGCCGGTTCCGCGAGCTCCCCGAGCTCCGCCAGCTCCGCCAGCTCCTCGCCGAGCAGGATCCGGGTGTGGGCGATCAGCGTGCGGACCGGTTCGGCGATCGGCAGCGGGGCCAGCTCCGCCCAGCGGTGCCGGCCGGCCAGCACCTCCCAGAGCGGGCCGACCCAGCCGTCCCGCTCCCCCGCCACCGCACCGGGGCCGGCCTCGGACTCCGCCGCCGGATCGAAGAGCCCCGCCGCGATCGGCGCCGGCGCGGCGAGCGCCAGCTCGTGGCCGAGCGCGGCCGACTCGGCAGCCGCCGCCGGCTCGCCGCCCCGGGCGAAGGCGGCCGCCCTGGTCCGGCGGTAGCTGCCGAGCAGTTCGGTCCAGCGCCCCTGGGGCGACGGCTCGCGGCGCCGCTGCTCCTCGTGCGTGATCATATTTGTCAGCGTACGGTCCACTCGCCGCCGTTTCCTGACACCACGTCAGCTCCGGTGCGTCGCCCACGACCCCGGAGTGCCCGTGGCCTGGAGCGCCCGGGCCGGAGCTGTTACTCGTACTCGGTGCCGCCCTTGCGGGTCAGGTACGCCCCGCTGACCACCTTGGCGATCGCCCGGCCGCCCAGCACCGCGCTGTGCCGCTCCTCGACCGGCCGGACCACCACGCCCTCGCGCAGGTGCAGGGCGCGGCCCGAGACGGTTTCCCGGCCGTCCGCGTGGGCCAGCACCACGGCCGGGTCGAACGGGCCGCGCCAGACCTCGGGGACCAGCGGCAGTCGGCCCGCGAGCAGCTCGGCGGCGGACAGCCAGCGCAGCTGACCGTCGATCAGCGCCGAGACGTCGAAGGCCGCGTAGCCGGGCAGCTCGGTGCGGGCCGAGGTGCCGTAGCCGAGGTCCTGCACGCCCACGCCGAAGACCTCGCCGAAGATCCCGACCCGCTCCGCGCCCAGCTGCTCGGCCAGGCGGGCCGCCACCTCGGCGACGCCGTGGGCCCGTACCGCACGCCAGTAGAGGTTGCGCTCGTCCTCCTTGAGCGCCAGGTACTGGGCGCCGATGCCCTTGGAGGAGACCTGCACCGTGCCGGTGGCGGCGTGGTAGGTGAGCAGGCAGCAGCTGCCGTGCAGCTTCTCGGTCAGCACCACCGGCTCGCCGGGCTCGAAGATGTCGGGGAAGCGCTGCAGGTTCTCGATGTCCACCCAGGGCAGCAGGTCGGGCGCGGCCTCGACGTCGCCGTTCATCGCGGTCGGGATCGGCGGACGCCACTTGGTGATGCCCAGCAGCTCGGCGAAGTCCTGCCCGGTGGCGGCGGCCTCGGCCAGGTCGGTGCCGGCCAGCGCGCGCGGCCGGCAGACGATGCCCTGGGAGAGCTCGCCGCGCAGCCGGACCGCCTTCACCCGGTCGGCGGCCGGGCCGGCGAGCCGGCCGGTCAGCCCGAGCTCCTCGATCAGCTCGGCGGGCAGCACCGACTGCTCGGGTATGTACACGGCGTACTCCCCCGGTGCGGTAGGCGCCCTTGGCCACGACCGCGCGGTAGAGGCCGATCTGGGCCAGCTCCAGCGCGTCGGCGTTCGGGTGGTCGAGCACGGTCAGCCGCTCGGCGGTGACCCGCAGCGTGGACATCGTCTCCCCCTGGTTGCGATCTTGTGCGATTCGGCTCGCGCGATTCGGCTTGGACGAATCGGCGAGCCCCCACTCTGACGGGTCGTCGGCACGTCCGGCCAGCGGTTTTCCCACGATTCGCACAGCTCGGGCAGGGTGTCCGTGTCAATCTGACTGTGTGAAGGCACAAGGGATTCAAGGCTCGCATCTGCGGCACTATGATCGGCACAACGACCGCAGCTGCGAGGAGCTCCCTCACCCGGGGCACCCGGCCGGCGGCACCAGGGCCGCCCCCTTCCGTCGCACCGCGCGGCGGACCGGCCCGCACTTGACCGCACCGCCGTGCCCCTGTCGGGCGCGGCAGGAGGGGAACCGCTCATGACCACCACCCGGACCCGTACCGCCGCCACCACGCTGGCCGCGCTCGCCCTGGCCGCCGGCCTGACCGCCTGCTCCAGCAGCGGCTCGTCCTCGAAGGCCTCCTCGGACAGCTCGGCCGGCAGCTCGGCCAGTGCCTCCGGGCCGAAGCTCTCGGGCACCGTGACCGTGTTCGCCGCCGCCTCGCTGCAGGGCAGCTTCACCGAACTCGGCAAGAAGTTCGAGGCCGCCCACCCGGGCACCAGCGTGAAGTTCAACTTCGGCGGCAGCTCGGCGCTGGCCCAGAGCATCGTCGGCGGCGCCCCGGCGGACGTCTTCGCGGCGGCCTCGTCGGCCACCATGAAGACCGTCACCGACGCCAAGGGCAACGCGTCCGACCCGAAGGTCTTCGTCCGCAACACGCTGGAGATCGCGGTCCCCAAGGGCAACCCGAAGCACATCGCCGCGCTCAAGGACCTCGCCGCGCCCGGCGTGAAGGTCGCGCTCTGCGCCCCGCAGGTGCCGTGCGGCTCGGCCGCGCAGACCGCGCTGAAGGCGGGCAACGTCTCGGTCACCCCGGTCACCCAGGAGCAGGACGTCAAGGGCGCGCTGACCAAGGTGGAGCTCAACGAGGTGGACGCCTCGCTGGTCTACCAGACCGATGTGAAGGCCGACGCCGGCAAGGTCGAGGGCGTGGACTTCCCGGAGGCCGCCAAGGCCGTCAACGACTACCCGATCGCCGACCTGGCCAAGTCGACGAACCCCGACGCGGCCAAGGCCTTCGTGGCGTACGTCGAGTCCGCCGAGGCGCAGCAGGTGCTGACCGCGGCCGGCTTCCAGGCGCCGACGGCTGCCTCGCCCTCGCCCTCGGCCTCGGCCTCGCCCTCCTCGTGAGTCGGCGCGCCTCCCGGAGCCGGATCCCGGTAGCCCTGCTGCTACCGGCGCTGCTCGGGCTGCTCTTCCTGGTGCTGCCGGTGGTCGGACTGCTGGTCCGGGCCCCCTGGCGGGCGTTGCCGGAGCAGCTGACCAGCCCCGAGGTCTGGGAGGCGCTGAAGCTCTCACTGTTCTGCGCCACCGCCGCCACAGCGGTGTCGCTGGTCCTCGGGGTGCCGCTGGCCTGGCTGCTGGCGCGCACCGAGTTCCCCGGGCGGCGGCTGATCCGCGCGTTGGTGACGCTGCCGCTGGTGCTGCCGCCGGTGGTCGGGGGCGTGGCGCTGCTGCTGGTGCTGGGCCGCAACGGGATCGTGGGGCGCTGGCTGGACTCGGCGTTCGGGATCACCCTGCCGTTCACCACCACGGGGGTGGTGATCGCCGAGGCCTTCGTGGCGATGCCGTTCCTGGTGATCAGCGTGGAGGGGGCGCTGCGCGCGGCCGACCCGCGCTACGAGGAGGCGGCCGCGACGCTGGGCGCCTCGCGGCTGACGGCCTTTCGGCGGGTGACGCTGCCGTTGATCGCCCCGGGCGTGGGGGCCGGGGCGGTGCTGGCCTGGGCGCGGGCACTGGGCGAGTTCGGCGCGACCATCACCTTCGCCGGGAACTTTCCCGGGCGCACCCAGACCATGCCGCTGGCGGTCTACTTGGCGATGGAGAACGATCCGCAGGCGGCGATCGCGCTCAGCCTGGTGCTGCTCGTGGTCTCGATCGCGGTACTGGTCGGGCTGCGCGGCCGTTGGATGAGCACGCCGTGACGGAGGATCAGGTCATGTCCCTGGATGCGCAGCTACGGGTGGAGCGGCCGGGCTTTCTGCTCGACCTCTCGCTGCAGGCGGCCGCCGGCGAGGTGGTCGCGCTGCTCGGGCCGAACGGCGCCGGCAAGTCCACGGCGCTGCGCGCGCTGGCCGGCTTGCTGCCGCTCAGCGGGGGGCGGTTGAGCCTGGACGGGACGGTGCTGGAGGACCCGGCGGCGGACCGGCACACGCCCGCCGAGAAGCGTCCGGTGGGCGTGGTCTTCCAGGACTACCTGCTCTTCCCGCACCTGAGCGCGCTCGACAACGTCGCCTTCGGGCTGCGTTGCCGGGGCCGTTCCAAGCAGTCGGCGCGGGCGGAGGCGCTGACCTGGCTGACCCGGATGGGCCTGGAGGGTCATGCCGCCGCCCGCCCCGGCAAGCTCTCCGGCGGTCAGGCGCAGCGGGTCGCGCTGGCCCGGGCGTTGGCGGTGCGGCCGCGGCTGCTGCTGCTCGACGAGCCGCTGGCCGCCCTGGACGCCCGTACCCGGCTCGATGTGCGCTCTCAACTGCGAAAGCACCTGGCCGAGTTCGAGGCGGTGGCGGTGCTGGTGACGCACGATCCGCTGGATGCGATGGTGCTGGCCGACCGGCTGGTGGTGATCGAGGACGGCGCGCAGGTTCAGGCCGGCACGCCGCAGGAGGTGGCCCGGCATCCGCAGACCGACTACATCGCGCGTCTCGTCGGGCTCAACCTCTTCCAGGGGGTGGGCGGCGCGCAGCAGGTGACCTTGGCGAACGGAATGGTGCTGGCCACGGCCGAGACCGTACCCGGCCCCGCCTTCGTCGCCTTCCCGCCCTCGGCGGTGACCCTCCACCGGAGCCGGCCCGAGGGCAGCGCCCGCAACGTCTGGGAACTCACCGTCACCGGCCTGGACCTGCACGGCGACCAGGTCCGCGCCGAGCTCACCGGCGCGCTGGAGCTGGCCGCCGACCTGACGCCCGCGAGCGCCGCAGCGCTCGACCTCGCGCCCGGCACGGCGGTCTGGGCGGCCGTGAAGGCCGCCCAGACCCACGCGTACCAGGCCTGACGGCCGGGCTCAGGACTTCAGCAACGAGGCGGCATGAGTGAGGAGTTGCTCGTAGACGGCCGGCTGGTCCTGGTCGATGACCGGGTAGCCGCTGCCGAAGTCGCCGTTCAGCCAACGGGCCGAGATTCCGGGGTTGGCGCTGTCGGTGCCGTCGGTCAGGAAGAGGTGCGGGCTGCAGTTGACCCGACCGTCCTGGGCACTGTGGAACTGGGACATGATCGCGTGGCGGGCCGAGCCGGTGTCCAGCGCGGCGGCCAGCACCGGGACGTCCACCGCGCCGGTCTCCTCGGCGACCTCCAGGATCACGTGGCGCAGTGAGATGCACCGGCCCTGCGCCCAGAACGCCCGGCGCAGCGCCCGGTCCAGCTGCTCGCTGGCGTGCCAGCCCTGGGACTTGGCCGCGTGGACGGCCTCCAGGGCGGGCAGCGTGGTGACCGGGTAGGTCCAGTCGGGGCCCTGCCACAGGCGCCAGCCCGCCTCGGGTTCGAGGGCGCCGAGCACCGATATCTCCGAGTCCACTCCGGGGCGGGCGTTGACCTCCCGGTTGAACAACTCCAGGGGGAAGGCCCGGAAGTCGAACCAGAGCGTGCCTTCCAGACCGAGCCGCCGCCTGGTCTCGTGCAGGCGGTGCACGGCGACATGGGCGAAGGAGCAGTTGAGGTCGGTGTAGACGGCGATGGTGTCGGCGGTGACGGGCAGGCGCGGGTCCTGCATGGGTGGGGCTCCTTGCTGTCGGGCGCGGTCAG is a genomic window of Kitasatospora azatica KCTC 9699 containing:
- a CDS encoding ABC transporter permease, which produces MSRRASRSRIPVALLLPALLGLLFLVLPVVGLLVRAPWRALPEQLTSPEVWEALKLSLFCATAATAVSLVLGVPLAWLLARTEFPGRRLIRALVTLPLVLPPVVGGVALLLVLGRNGIVGRWLDSAFGITLPFTTTGVVIAEAFVAMPFLVISVEGALRAADPRYEEAAATLGASRLTAFRRVTLPLIAPGVGAGAVLAWARALGEFGATITFAGNFPGRTQTMPLAVYLAMENDPQAAIALSLVLLVVSIAVLVGLRGRWMSTP
- the modA gene encoding molybdate ABC transporter substrate-binding protein, yielding MTTTRTRTAATTLAALALAAGLTACSSSGSSSKASSDSSAGSSASASGPKLSGTVTVFAAASLQGSFTELGKKFEAAHPGTSVKFNFGGSSALAQSIVGGAPADVFAAASSATMKTVTDAKGNASDPKVFVRNTLEIAVPKGNPKHIAALKDLAAPGVKVALCAPQVPCGSAAQTALKAGNVSVTPVTQEQDVKGALTKVELNEVDASLVYQTDVKADAGKVEGVDFPEAAKAVNDYPIADLAKSTNPDAAKAFVAYVESAEAQQVLTAAGFQAPTAASPSPSASASPSS
- a CDS encoding ABC transporter ATP-binding protein encodes the protein MSLDAQLRVERPGFLLDLSLQAAAGEVVALLGPNGAGKSTALRALAGLLPLSGGRLSLDGTVLEDPAADRHTPAEKRPVGVVFQDYLLFPHLSALDNVAFGLRCRGRSKQSARAEALTWLTRMGLEGHAAARPGKLSGGQAQRVALARALAVRPRLLLLDEPLAALDARTRLDVRSQLRKHLAEFEAVAVLVTHDPLDAMVLADRLVVIEDGAQVQAGTPQEVARHPQTDYIARLVGLNLFQGVGGAQQVTLANGMVLATAETVPGPAFVAFPPSAVTLHRSRPEGSARNVWELTVTGLDLHGDQVRAELTGALELAADLTPASAAALDLAPGTAVWAAVKAAQTHAYQA
- a CDS encoding DsbA family oxidoreductase, which gives rise to MQDPRLPVTADTIAVYTDLNCSFAHVAVHRLHETRRRLGLEGTLWFDFRAFPLELFNREVNARPGVDSEISVLGALEPEAGWRLWQGPDWTYPVTTLPALEAVHAAKSQGWHASEQLDRALRRAFWAQGRCISLRHVILEVAEETGAVDVPVLAAALDTGSARHAIMSQFHSAQDGRVNCSPHLFLTDGTDSANPGISARWLNGDFGSGYPVIDQDQPAVYEQLLTHAASLLKS